One stretch of Arachis duranensis cultivar V14167 chromosome 1, aradu.V14167.gnm2.J7QH, whole genome shotgun sequence DNA includes these proteins:
- the LOC107482120 gene encoding uncharacterized protein LOC107482120 has translation MMERDREESVDLAQISLRPLQLSDVDDLMVWTTDEKVPKFCTWEPYSSKDQGIDFIQNKACEFLWSRAICLNDSAIGFISMTSSFVTDKSRGKSVELGYVLGSKYWSKGIMTYVVKQVKKVAFREFPHLERLEALVDAENVGSQRVLEKAGFHREGVLRKYLFFKGKSRDMVIFSVLSTDLNHQD, from the coding sequence ATGATGGAGAGAGACAGAGAAGAGAGTGTTGATTTGGCACAAATCTCTCTTCGACCCCTTCAGCTCTCTGATGTTGATGATCTCATGGTGTGGACCACTGATGAAAAAGTACCCAAGTTTTGCACTTGGGAACCTTACAGCAGCAAAGACCAGGGCATTGACTTCATTCAAAATAAAGCATGCGAGTTTCTATGGAGCAGAGCAATATGCCTTAATGACAGTGCTATTGGTTTTATCTCCATGACCTCGTCTTTTGTTACTGATAAATCAAGGGGGAAATCAGTGGAACTTGGATATGTTCTAGGTTCCAAATACTGGTCCAAAGGGATTATGACTTATGTTGTAAAACAAGTGAAGAAGGTTGCATTCAGAGAGTTTCCACACTTAGAGAGGCTTGAAGCTCTAGTTGATGCAGAAAATGTGGGGTCTCAGAGGGTGCTGGAAAAGGCTGGTTTTCATAGGGAGGGAGTCCTAAGGAAATACTTGTTCTTTAAGGGAAAAAGCAGAGACATGGTCATTTTCAGTGTTTTATCAACCGATCTTAATCACCAAGATTGA